From the genome of Pseudomonas sp. Teo4, one region includes:
- the tssC gene encoding type VI secretion system contractile sheath large subunit — MTDKQTLPQQDTDLVEVENFAPQSSLLDSIISQSRVARSETERTRTRDLIGELVSQVLEGEMTPSKDLIAVLDARIAEIDAMLSEQMNEIMHAREFQQLEASWRGLKYQVDQTETSTTLKIHLLNASKKDLVRDLKAASEFDQSALFKKIYEEEYGTFGGAPFGMLIGDYEFNRNPEDMYLLEEVSHVAAAAHAPFISAASPELFGWDSFTDMSGPRDLAKIFDTVEYAKWKSFRASEDSRYVGLTLPHVLGRLPYGPDTTPVEEFNFVENVDGRDHDKYLWMNAAYALGTRVTDAFSRYGWCVAIRGVEGGGLVEGLPTHTFNTDDGEIALKCPTEIAITDRREKELSDLGFIPLVHCKGTDYAAFFGTQSTQKQKQYNTDIANANARLSAQLQYIFATSRIAHYMKAIMRDKIGSFASRKDVELFLNKWLASYVLLDDTASQEAKAKFPLREARAEVFEVPGKPGVYKAVTYLRPHYQLDELTASLRLVAELPQGARG; from the coding sequence ATGACCGACAAGCAAACACTGCCACAACAGGACACCGACCTGGTCGAGGTGGAAAACTTCGCACCCCAGTCCTCGCTGCTCGACAGCATCATCTCGCAAAGCCGTGTGGCCCGCTCCGAGACCGAGCGCACCCGCACCCGCGACCTGATCGGCGAACTGGTGAGCCAGGTGCTCGAAGGCGAAATGACGCCGAGCAAGGATTTGATCGCCGTGCTCGATGCGCGCATCGCCGAAATCGACGCCATGCTCTCCGAGCAGATGAACGAGATCATGCATGCCCGTGAGTTCCAGCAGCTGGAAGCCTCCTGGCGTGGCCTGAAGTACCAGGTCGACCAGACCGAGACCAGCACCACGCTGAAAATCCACCTGCTCAACGCCTCGAAAAAAGACCTGGTGCGCGACCTCAAGGCCGCCTCCGAATTCGACCAGAGCGCGCTGTTCAAGAAAATCTACGAAGAAGAGTACGGCACCTTTGGCGGTGCACCGTTCGGCATGCTGATCGGGGACTACGAGTTCAACCGTAACCCCGAGGACATGTACCTGCTCGAAGAGGTCTCCCACGTCGCCGCCGCGGCCCACGCACCGTTCATTTCGGCAGCCTCGCCCGAGCTGTTCGGCTGGGACTCGTTCACCGACATGTCCGGCCCACGTGACCTGGCGAAAATCTTCGACACCGTCGAGTACGCCAAGTGGAAGTCGTTCCGCGCCTCGGAAGACTCGCGCTACGTCGGCCTCACCCTGCCCCACGTGCTCGGCCGCCTGCCCTATGGCCCCGATACCACGCCGGTGGAGGAATTCAACTTCGTCGAGAATGTCGACGGCCGCGACCACGACAAGTACCTGTGGATGAACGCCGCCTACGCCCTCGGCACCCGCGTGACCGACGCTTTCTCGCGCTACGGCTGGTGCGTGGCGATTCGCGGCGTGGAAGGTGGCGGTCTGGTCGAAGGCCTGCCGACCCACACCTTCAACACCGATGACGGCGAAATTGCCCTCAAGTGCCCGACCGAAATCGCCATCACCGACCGCCGCGAAAAAGAGCTGTCGGACCTTGGCTTCATTCCGCTGGTGCACTGCAAGGGCACCGACTACGCCGCCTTCTTCGGCACCCAGTCGACGCAGAAGCAGAAGCAGTACAACACCGACATCGCCAACGCCAACGCACGCCTGTCGGCCCAGCTGCAGTACATCTTCGCCACCTCGCGCATCGCCCACTACATGAAGGCGATCATGCGCGACAAGATCGGCAGCTTCGCCTCGCGCAAGGACGTGGAACTGTTCCTCAACAAATGGCTGGCCAGCTATGTGCTGCTCGACGACACCGCGAGCCAGGAGGCCAAAGCCAAGTTCCCCCTGCGCGAAGCCCGCGCCGAAGTGTTCGAGGTACCGGGCAAGCCGGGCGTGTACAAGGCCGTGACCTACCTGCGCCCGCACTACCAGCTCGACGAACTGACCGCTTCGCTGCGC
- the tssB gene encoding type VI secretion system contractile sheath small subunit, with protein MAKKESTQHKLDRVRSPRVHITYDVDIGDAIEKKELPFVVGVLGDFSGNPLEPLPKLKDRKFVFIDRDNFNGVLKGIKPRLTYRVDNTLAKNGTQLGVELNFNSMEDFEPQNVVKQVEPLRKLLEVRNKLADLRNKMGGNDKLEELLMDVLQNTEKLKTLGKEFGREAAAADGKE; from the coding sequence ATGGCGAAGAAGGAAAGTACCCAGCACAAACTCGACCGCGTCCGCTCGCCTCGGGTCCACATCACCTATGACGTGGACATCGGCGATGCCATCGAGAAAAAGGAACTGCCCTTCGTTGTCGGGGTGCTCGGTGATTTCTCCGGCAACCCGCTCGAGCCGTTGCCCAAGCTGAAAGACCGCAAGTTCGTGTTCATCGACCGCGACAACTTCAACGGCGTGCTCAAGGGCATCAAGCCACGCCTGACCTACCGCGTCGACAACACCCTGGCCAAGAACGGCACCCAGCTGGGCGTCGAGCTGAACTTCAACAGCATGGAAGACTTCGAGCCACAGAACGTGGTCAAGCAGGTCGAGCCGCTGCGCAAGCTGCTGGAGGTGCGCAACAAGCTGGCGGACCTGCGCAACAAGATGGGCGGCAACGACAAGCTCGAAGAGCTGCTGATGGACGTGCTGCAAAACACCGAGAAGCTGAAAACCCTGGGCAAGGAATTCGGCCGCGAAGCCGCAGCCGCCGACGGTAAAGAGTAA
- a CDS encoding immunity protein Tsi6 family protein, protein MKPSSPLEYLDSALMLVTERRNQTPGFPVYATVIDQLKYIRAVLDGTEKDKSKLHRLTIGAIASKEFEPTDKELAVALSHVYYIAEQCANGLKIRLPGER, encoded by the coding sequence ATGAAGCCCTCCTCACCACTTGAGTACCTGGACAGCGCACTCATGCTCGTAACCGAGCGGCGAAATCAGACCCCGGGCTTTCCGGTGTACGCGACTGTCATCGATCAGTTGAAATACATCAGGGCCGTACTCGACGGCACCGAAAAGGACAAATCCAAGCTACACAGGCTCACGATCGGCGCCATTGCCAGCAAAGAGTTCGAGCCCACAGACAAGGAGCTTGCGGTGGCCTTGTCTCACGTTTACTACATCGCAGAACAGTGCGCCAATGGCTTGAAAATTCGCCTGCCTGGGGAGCGCTGA
- a CDS encoding DUF6861 domain-containing protein: protein MDLLANIPSWGDIERNLEQKFSELNQSVDSGLNSAHDAWDGFSRRVGNGANQAYGYLGGHRIDNVRQAMTLSYPIIQDNLKRKWSSIGIEQILPVLLQLVKEVSMILGGSVAVGSLAGGVAGAFAFGVGAAPGAAAGAGIGLQVGNLILMGLGLHAIAEYFYQGLPNCLATLQQGMATAWFAEDGLKPAGLDPSGGAAAQSQDRIEQAARQLARGQEQLVLLLLTAIVTYLTRGQMKAGLMSSMDSIAARSAKLQADISNRQLAAWLAKNEQKLLAQPELQAKEVTPLKRSEPELQPLVEQAVEQPMAKGAQLLKPKYKPGFTEADILAIAKGERPDPTTYLDPDYVAQHLAQFDNGASRFMTQTNLEKYGIAQRDGTSFIMPGHEASELFANTAGDKRALEKALGLPDDFLETNTLVRVDIPDPRQLNLRIPSGNEAGANEFWIPGGKLPDGNSEAVIDAGAISAELFRTTPLF from the coding sequence ATGGACCTTTTAGCCAACATCCCCAGCTGGGGAGATATCGAGCGCAACCTCGAACAGAAATTCAGCGAACTGAACCAAAGCGTCGATAGCGGCCTGAACAGCGCCCATGACGCGTGGGACGGTTTCAGCCGGCGCGTCGGCAATGGCGCCAACCAGGCCTATGGCTACCTCGGTGGCCATCGCATCGACAACGTGCGCCAGGCCATGACCCTCTCCTACCCGATCATCCAGGACAACCTCAAGCGCAAGTGGTCCTCGATCGGCATCGAGCAGATCCTGCCGGTGTTGCTGCAACTGGTCAAAGAAGTGTCGATGATCCTCGGTGGCAGCGTGGCCGTGGGCTCGCTGGCCGGGGGTGTCGCGGGGGCGTTCGCCTTCGGTGTGGGCGCAGCGCCGGGCGCCGCAGCGGGGGCTGGTATCGGCCTGCAGGTGGGTAACCTGATTCTCATGGGGCTTGGGCTGCACGCCATTGCCGAGTATTTCTATCAGGGCCTGCCCAACTGCCTTGCGACGCTGCAACAGGGCATGGCCACTGCCTGGTTCGCCGAAGACGGCCTCAAGCCGGCAGGTCTGGACCCAAGCGGCGGCGCTGCGGCACAAAGCCAGGACCGCATCGAACAAGCTGCCCGCCAACTGGCCCGAGGCCAGGAGCAATTGGTGCTGCTGTTGCTGACGGCCATCGTCACCTACCTGACCCGTGGGCAGATGAAGGCCGGCTTGATGAGCAGCATGGACAGCATTGCCGCGCGCAGCGCCAAGCTGCAGGCGGATATTTCCAACCGGCAGTTGGCGGCATGGCTGGCGAAGAACGAGCAGAAGCTGTTGGCGCAGCCGGAGTTGCAGGCCAAAGAAGTGACACCGCTCAAGCGCAGCGAGCCAGAGCTTCAACCGCTTGTCGAGCAGGCCGTTGAACAGCCGATGGCAAAGGGTGCGCAACTGCTGAAGCCGAAGTACAAGCCAGGCTTCACAGAAGCCGATATCCTGGCTATCGCCAAAGGGGAAAGACCAGACCCCACAACCTATCTGGACCCCGATTACGTCGCTCAACATCTGGCCCAGTTCGACAATGGCGCCTCACGTTTCATGACGCAAACCAACCTCGAAAAATACGGCATTGCTCAACGGGATGGCACATCATTCATAATGCCCGGCCATGAAGCGAGCGAGCTGTTTGCCAATACCGCCGGCGATAAACGTGCCCTTGAAAAGGCACTTGGGCTACCCGACGATTTCCTGGAAACCAATACATTGGTACGTGTCGATATCCCCGACCCAAGGCAGTTGAACCTGCGCATTCCGTCAGGGAACGAAGCAGGCGCCAACGAGTTCTGGATCCCCGGCGGCAAGCTTCCCGACGGAAACAGCGAAGCCGTGATCGATGCCGGCGCTATTTCTGCGGAGTTGTTCCGCACAACCCCCCTATTCTAA
- the tssI gene encoding type VI secretion system Vgr family protein: MIMDLASMLLSPQNRRLFKFHNLANPEQQLLLETFKGVEALSRAFNYELLLVCEDSGVPLKSMMGQQVSIEIELSEGGPRYITGYLTRFASIGSDGGMARYTATLNPWFSMLKNRFDTRIFQGNTVEEVVTEVFALCPAFSRHEFRLTRPQKRYTYITQYRETDFNFVQRLLEEEGMFYYFEHTAEGHTMIICDDSSTLVDLPEQPQIRFHSASVTETADSITQWSGNRQLQSGKMATQTFDYRQPSNRLPVAMNSVNKQGEVETFEIYDFPGQYTHGTYDEGETLLRLRIEALELRGKKFEGASNCRAMKPGYTFELLQHYAHEQGAVEDRQFLLMSVESEGHNNYLSGQQASYFNTFSCVRKKIPFRPQLSTPKPTISGPQTAIIVGPPGEEIFTDELGRVKIQFHWDRNGKYNDHSSCWVRVAQSGASGGFGSIQIPRVGDEVVVVFLDGNPDRPLIMGSLYNSSNTPPWSLPANKTQSGFLTRSMKGDGGTANFFRFEDKAGAEQIIMHAERNMDTEIELDETHDVGNNRRITVGGTHTEVVKKDTSVQIQEGSYTLQVDQKFIQIGANESILLQVGTSTIKMTPNNITIQAENIDILGKNTFVKGDRVDINE; the protein is encoded by the coding sequence ATGATCATGGACCTGGCCTCGATGCTGCTGTCGCCGCAGAACCGCCGTCTGTTCAAGTTTCACAACCTGGCCAACCCCGAACAGCAACTGCTGCTCGAAACCTTCAAGGGCGTCGAGGCCCTGTCGCGTGCCTTCAACTACGAACTGCTGCTGGTGTGCGAAGATTCCGGTGTGCCGCTCAAGTCGATGATGGGCCAGCAGGTAAGCATCGAAATCGAACTGTCCGAAGGTGGCCCGCGCTACATCACCGGTTACCTCACACGCTTTGCCAGCATCGGCAGCGACGGTGGCATGGCCCGTTACACCGCCACCCTCAACCCTTGGTTCTCGATGCTCAAGAACCGCTTCGACACACGGATTTTCCAGGGCAATACGGTCGAGGAAGTGGTCACCGAAGTGTTCGCCCTGTGCCCGGCGTTTTCCCGCCACGAGTTCCGCCTGACCCGCCCGCAGAAGCGCTACACCTACATCACCCAGTACCGCGAAACCGACTTCAACTTCGTCCAGCGCCTGCTGGAGGAAGAGGGCATGTTCTATTACTTCGAGCACACCGCCGAAGGCCACACCATGATCATCTGCGACGACTCCAGCACCCTCGTCGACCTGCCCGAGCAGCCGCAGATCCGCTTCCACAGCGCCTCGGTCACCGAGACCGCCGACTCCATCACCCAGTGGAGCGGTAACCGCCAGCTGCAGTCCGGCAAGATGGCCACGCAGACCTTCGACTACCGCCAGCCCAGCAACCGCCTGCCGGTGGCGATGAACAGCGTCAACAAGCAAGGCGAAGTCGAGACCTTCGAAATCTACGACTTCCCCGGCCAGTACACCCACGGCACCTACGACGAAGGCGAAACCCTGTTGCGCCTGCGTATCGAAGCACTGGAATTGCGCGGCAAGAAATTCGAAGGCGCCAGCAACTGCCGCGCCATGAAGCCGGGCTACACCTTCGAGTTGTTGCAGCACTACGCCCACGAGCAGGGCGCCGTCGAAGACCGCCAGTTCCTGCTGATGAGCGTGGAAAGCGAAGGCCACAACAACTACCTCAGCGGCCAGCAGGCCAGCTACTTCAACACCTTCAGTTGCGTGCGCAAGAAAATCCCGTTCCGCCCGCAGCTGAGCACACCCAAGCCGACCATCTCCGGCCCGCAGACCGCGATCATCGTCGGCCCGCCAGGCGAGGAGATCTTCACCGACGAACTGGGCCGGGTGAAGATCCAGTTCCACTGGGACCGCAACGGCAAGTACAACGACCACAGCTCATGCTGGGTGCGCGTGGCGCAATCCGGCGCCAGCGGTGGTTTCGGCAGCATCCAGATTCCCCGGGTGGGTGACGAGGTGGTGGTGGTGTTCCTCGACGGCAACCCCGACCGCCCGTTGATCATGGGCAGCCTGTACAACAGCAGCAACACCCCACCCTGGTCGCTGCCGGCGAACAAGACCCAAAGCGGGTTCCTGACCCGCTCGATGAAGGGCGACGGCGGTACCGCGAACTTCTTCCGCTTCGAAGACAAGGCCGGCGCCGAGCAGATCATCATGCACGCCGAGCGCAACATGGACACCGAGATCGAGCTGGATGAGACCCACGATGTGGGGAACAACCGCAGGATCACGGTGGGTGGGACGCATACCGAGGTGGTCAAGAAGGACACCTCGGTCCAGATCCAGGAGGGCTCCTACACCTTACAGGTAGACCAGAAGTTCATTCAGATCGGAGCCAACGAAAGCATCCTGCTTCAGGTGGGTACGAGCACGATCAAGATGACGCCCAACAACATCACCATCCAAGCTGAAAACATCGACATCCTCGGTAAGAACACCTTCGTCAAAGGTGACCGTGTCGACATCAACGAGTAG
- a CDS encoding DUF1795 domain-containing protein, with product MDYQLQEGSITLPDGFQDRTVNMFILGNNIPAPLNITLSRDNLLPAEDLQAYVNRQVKLIAAKLRGYTVLAKKPAQLSSSQSLAGVQIEGYYMNEGRPVYQRQAAFEIAPGRILVFSTTSQKDFSGGQNESWLQLLNSFQPRRDATASTENDTQD from the coding sequence ATGGATTACCAGCTTCAAGAAGGATCTATCACGTTGCCGGACGGCTTTCAGGACCGAACGGTGAACATGTTCATTCTGGGCAACAACATTCCCGCGCCACTGAACATCACCCTTTCTCGTGACAACCTTCTGCCCGCCGAAGATCTCCAGGCCTATGTGAACCGCCAGGTGAAACTAATCGCAGCAAAACTGCGCGGCTACACCGTTCTGGCCAAGAAACCTGCGCAGTTGTCTTCCAGTCAGTCCTTGGCCGGGGTCCAGATTGAGGGCTACTACATGAATGAAGGCCGGCCGGTGTATCAACGCCAGGCAGCCTTTGAAATTGCCCCAGGGCGCATCCTGGTGTTCTCCACTACCAGTCAGAAAGACTTCAGTGGCGGGCAAAACGAGAGCTGGTTGCAGCTTTTGAACAGCTTCCAACCGCGCCGGGATGCCACTGCATCGACTGAAAACGACACCCAGGACTGA
- a CDS encoding RHS repeat-associated core domain-containing protein, with product MFEAARWGDEVEHTGALAGFLAGAVVGLAIATAAAFTICTAGLGGFLLGAAIGLGAGLLPMLGEKFGSMFSSPAGQIQLAGCSTNVFINKRNAAHAELSTATCDKHPPPVQVAEGSSNVFINGVAAARKGDKLTCGAKISGGSNNVFIGGGTHRYLPVNEEVPEWLRVTVDILMIAASMGRAVLAVARLGLQAGLKAAGPCALQTGATIAGSYLAGRFIVGPAIERAIGGFTGNPVDMTNGRKLLAHETDFVLPGMMPIEWARFYASDLAVDSVLGQGWVLPWEQSLRRSGGFVYYTDNQGRSVPFIDLEPGESIYNPNEKVHLIRTEGGHYLLQTLDNVFFYFGEVPDTNSAVPLQRLENALGHYLHFTRDSDDRLTDISAPGGVRVHLHYDHPLGRLTDVKRIVDKQAVETLVRYRYDDNGQLAEVINRNGDSVRRFQYAEHLMVRHSNALGLICEYRWQALNDKPRVVEHWTSDGEHYHFRYDFAQRTSWATDVLGRELEIRYNEDNRVIASRDFGGERYGIEFDSYGNIVAFTLPDGNQLGLKYDDFGRLVEETDPLGRKISYKHHLATPLVTETRFPDGSVWKSRYDGKGNLIAETDPLGHKTEYLNGEDGLPHTIIDATYKSKYLWWNAYAQVERFEDCSGKSTHYRYDDRQYLVAVTDALNQTTTLERKPDGEVLRIQHPDGTSETFSYNTLGQVLSHTDGKGQVTRMQRTSRGLPSSRQDAKGQQIRYEYDKALRLTALVNENNAAYRFAYDASDRLAEEVRVDNLTRRFSYNDGGHLTRLDEIGYGDNAERPERNTLFERDAIGRLIAKVNRDGRQDFEYDDGDRLLSIQRQPTSTAKQLGITEEKLEYAYDLLGRLTEEVTSSGTLKYEYDPLSNLTTLTLPDGRKVNHLYYGSGHLHQLNLDGQVISDIERDDLHREVYRTQGKLTSCFGYDAMGRKAWQFASILPAEKLSQIQNTGIQPELLVQHAYNPIHRRYQYDPAGELVRTLDKLRGEIKYEYEANGQLRSRDTGSLIGSEEFRYDAAANRLDFNARQFDKVKDNRIKQWRDQEYRYDPWGNLIEKRSGHSKLQHFAYDSENRLVRAETWVAGKLESTGAYRYDSLGRRIAKQSEIKGQVEHKRFLWQGLRMLREEVPGQSTLYFYEPGSYAPLARVDQAEGEERKLYYFHTDQIGTPLEMTDSDGQIVWQATYRSWGEVEQLAVNLVEQNLRFQGQYFDGETGLHYNTFRYYDPENGRFVTQDPIGLSGGINLYSYAPNANRWLDPLGWCVTTNVTRGVAGQPLKATATITKGDLKTGTATNESSRAWARMMGNPDDDAGHIIGKLLGGSGGKDGVFPQLKGINRGQFRAFEAQVASLVNKKGAVDVELNFIYGNGGTRPTSITYDVYRKGERVLEGIFGN from the coding sequence ATGTTTGAAGCAGCGCGTTGGGGTGACGAGGTCGAACACACCGGCGCTTTGGCCGGATTTCTTGCCGGAGCAGTGGTTGGGCTTGCGATCGCGACCGCCGCAGCCTTTACCATTTGTACTGCTGGCCTTGGCGGTTTTCTGCTTGGCGCGGCCATAGGCTTGGGCGCAGGCCTGTTACCGATGCTAGGCGAGAAATTTGGCTCAATGTTTAGTTCACCGGCAGGGCAGATACAGCTTGCCGGGTGTTCGACCAATGTGTTCATCAACAAGCGCAATGCTGCCCACGCCGAGCTGAGCACCGCTACGTGCGACAAGCACCCACCACCAGTGCAGGTAGCTGAAGGGTCTTCGAATGTATTCATCAACGGCGTAGCTGCCGCACGCAAGGGTGACAAGCTCACCTGCGGTGCGAAGATTTCTGGTGGCTCGAACAATGTGTTCATTGGCGGGGGAACGCATCGTTATCTGCCGGTCAACGAAGAAGTTCCCGAATGGCTGCGTGTCACCGTCGACATACTGATGATCGCTGCTTCCATGGGCAGAGCGGTGCTCGCAGTTGCCCGCTTGGGACTGCAGGCGGGCCTCAAGGCTGCAGGCCCCTGCGCGCTGCAAACTGGCGCCACGATCGCCGGTAGCTATCTTGCGGGGCGCTTCATTGTAGGCCCAGCAATTGAGCGAGCGATTGGCGGCTTTACCGGCAACCCTGTAGATATGACTAACGGCCGCAAGCTGTTGGCCCATGAAACCGATTTTGTACTGCCGGGGATGATGCCAATCGAATGGGCGCGGTTCTACGCCAGCGACCTGGCGGTCGATAGCGTCTTGGGCCAGGGCTGGGTGCTGCCTTGGGAACAAAGCCTGCGCCGTAGCGGAGGGTTCGTTTATTACACTGATAATCAGGGACGCAGTGTTCCGTTCATTGATTTGGAACCGGGCGAAAGCATCTATAACCCCAATGAGAAAGTTCACCTGATCCGTACCGAAGGTGGGCATTATCTGCTGCAGACTTTGGATAATGTGTTTTTCTACTTCGGTGAAGTACCGGACACCAACAGCGCCGTGCCGCTGCAGCGCCTTGAAAACGCGCTGGGCCATTATCTGCATTTCACCCGTGACAGCGATGATCGCCTGACTGATATCAGTGCGCCGGGCGGTGTGCGGGTCCACCTGCATTACGACCACCCCCTGGGGCGTTTGACCGACGTCAAACGCATCGTCGACAAGCAGGCAGTGGAAACGCTGGTACGTTATCGCTATGACGACAACGGCCAACTGGCCGAAGTCATCAACCGTAATGGCGATTCGGTTCGTCGCTTCCAGTACGCTGAACACCTGATGGTTCGCCACAGCAATGCCCTTGGCTTGATCTGCGAGTACCGCTGGCAGGCCCTGAACGACAAACCCCGTGTAGTCGAACATTGGACGAGCGATGGCGAGCACTACCATTTCCGCTATGACTTCGCCCAACGTACTAGCTGGGCAACCGATGTGCTGGGCCGAGAGCTTGAAATCCGCTACAACGAAGACAACCGCGTTATCGCCAGCCGAGATTTCGGCGGCGAACGCTATGGCATCGAGTTCGATTCGTACGGCAACATCGTCGCCTTCACTTTGCCGGACGGCAATCAGCTAGGGCTCAAGTACGATGACTTCGGCAGGCTGGTTGAAGAAACCGACCCGCTGGGCCGCAAGATCAGCTACAAGCACCACCTGGCCACGCCGCTGGTGACTGAAACCCGCTTTCCAGATGGCAGCGTGTGGAAGTCCCGCTACGACGGCAAGGGCAACCTGATCGCCGAGACTGACCCGCTAGGGCACAAGACAGAGTACCTCAACGGCGAAGACGGCCTGCCGCATACCATTATTGATGCGACCTACAAGTCGAAGTACCTGTGGTGGAATGCCTATGCCCAGGTTGAGCGTTTCGAGGACTGCTCGGGCAAAAGCACCCATTACCGCTATGACGATCGCCAGTATCTGGTGGCGGTGACCGACGCGCTGAACCAGACCACCACCCTGGAGCGCAAGCCTGACGGTGAAGTGCTGCGCATCCAACATCCGGATGGCACTTCGGAAACCTTTAGCTACAACACCCTCGGCCAGGTGCTGAGCCATACCGATGGCAAGGGCCAGGTCACGCGTATGCAACGTACGTCTCGCGGCTTGCCGAGCAGCCGCCAGGATGCCAAGGGGCAGCAGATTCGTTACGAGTACGACAAGGCACTGCGCCTGACCGCGCTGGTAAACGAGAACAACGCGGCTTATCGCTTTGCTTACGATGCCTCGGACCGGCTGGCGGAAGAAGTGCGGGTCGACAACCTGACCCGACGCTTCAGCTACAACGACGGCGGACACCTGACCCGGCTCGATGAGATCGGCTACGGCGACAATGCCGAACGGCCTGAGCGTAATACGCTGTTCGAGCGGGATGCTATTGGGCGACTCATTGCCAAGGTTAACCGAGATGGCCGGCAGGACTTCGAGTACGACGATGGCGACCGGCTGCTGAGTATCCAGCGCCAACCCACCAGTACCGCCAAGCAATTGGGCATCACCGAAGAAAAGCTTGAGTATGCCTACGACCTGTTGGGTCGGCTGACCGAGGAAGTTACTTCCAGCGGCACACTGAAGTACGAGTACGACCCGCTCAGCAACCTGACCACCTTAACCCTGCCGGACGGCCGCAAGGTCAACCACCTGTACTACGGCAGCGGCCACCTGCACCAGCTCAACCTCGACGGCCAGGTCATCAGCGACATCGAGCGCGATGACCTGCACCGCGAGGTGTACCGCACGCAAGGCAAGCTGACCAGTTGCTTCGGCTACGACGCCATGGGGCGCAAGGCTTGGCAGTTTGCCTCCATCTTGCCGGCGGAAAAGCTCTCGCAGATCCAGAACACGGGTATTCAGCCGGAACTGCTGGTGCAACACGCCTACAACCCGATTCACCGCCGTTACCAGTACGACCCGGCCGGAGAGTTGGTACGCACGTTGGACAAATTGCGCGGCGAGATCAAATACGAATACGAAGCCAACGGCCAGTTGCGCAGTCGGGATACCGGCTCACTGATTGGCAGCGAAGAGTTCCGCTACGACGCCGCCGCCAACCGACTGGACTTCAATGCCCGGCAGTTCGACAAGGTCAAGGACAACCGCATCAAGCAGTGGCGGGATCAGGAGTACCGCTACGACCCTTGGGGTAACCTGATCGAGAAGCGCTCGGGGCACAGCAAGTTGCAGCATTTTGCCTATGACAGTGAGAACCGGCTGGTGCGGGCGGAAACCTGGGTGGCGGGTAAGCTGGAAAGCACGGGTGCCTATCGTTACGACAGTTTAGGGCGACGGATTGCCAAGCAATCGGAGATCAAGGGCCAGGTCGAGCACAAGCGTTTCCTTTGGCAAGGGTTGCGGATGCTGCGCGAGGAAGTGCCGGGGCAGAGCACCTTGTACTTCTATGAACCGGGGAGTTATGCGCCGCTGGCGCGTGTCGATCAGGCTGAGGGGGAAGAGCGGAAGCTTTACTACTTCCATACTGACCAGATTGGTACGCCGTTGGAAATGACCGATAGTGATGGGCAGATTGTCTGGCAGGCGACGTATCGGTCGTGGGGGGAGGTAGAGCAGTTAGCTGTCAATCTCGTTGAGCAGAACCTGCGGTTTCAGGGGCAGTATTTCGATGGTGAGACGGGGCTGCATTACAATACGTTCCGTTACTATGACCCTGAAAATGGACGGTTTGTCACACAAGATCCAATCGGGCTTTCAGGAGGGATTAATCTTTACAGTTATGCTCCGAACGCAAACCGGTGGCTTGACCCTCTTGGTTGGTGTGTAACAACAAATGTGACTCGTGGTGTGGCCGGTCAACCTTTGAAGGCAACGGCTACAATCACGAAAGGTGATTTGAAGACGGGGACTGCAACGAACGAATCGTCAAGAGCCTGGGCTCGGATGATGGGTAATCCTGATGACGACGCAGGGCACATAATTGGTAAACTTCTCGGAGGTTCTGGTGGCAAAGATGGTGTGTTCCCCCAGCTTAAAGGAATTAACCGAGGGCAGTTCCGTGCCTTTGAGGCGCAAGTTGCAAGTCTAGTTAATAAGAAAGGTGCTGTAGATGTTGAACTTAACTTTATCTACGGCAATGGCGGTACTCGACCTACGTCGATAACGTATGATGTGTATCGTAAGGGTGAGCGGGTTCTCGAAGGTATTTTTGGAAACTGA
- a CDS encoding NTF2 fold immunity protein: MAKSDIKENVPESLKKFMQEMNEWECEFFEKRKDGLSKGVDDLALKENYALKLERILDAFALKDKSNYGRLIDLGCTRPATYDPKTDEVELISSSDGSMIVQVQQMKGAEVCSRFHLVVKGGEWKIRKREMLNFDEKWKRVPL; the protein is encoded by the coding sequence ATGGCCAAAAGTGATATTAAAGAAAATGTTCCTGAGTCGCTTAAGAAATTCATGCAGGAAATGAATGAGTGGGAGTGTGAATTTTTTGAAAAGCGTAAAGACGGCTTGAGTAAGGGTGTGGATGATTTAGCGCTGAAAGAAAATTATGCCTTGAAATTGGAGCGGATACTTGACGCGTTTGCCTTGAAAGATAAGTCGAATTACGGGCGATTGATTGATCTGGGTTGTACAAGGCCTGCTACTTATGATCCAAAAACTGATGAGGTGGAGCTAATATCTAGTAGTGATGGTAGTATGATTGTTCAAGTGCAACAGATGAAAGGGGCAGAGGTCTGTTCTAGGTTTCATCTGGTTGTGAAAGGGGGGGAGTGGAAGATAAGGAAGAGAGAGATGTTGAATTTCGATGAGAAATGGAAGCGCGTGCCTCTTTAG